The Fibrobacter sp. UWB16 sequence AGGGCTTTTTACTTTCTTCGTAGTAAATTTTCAACTGGCTAAATGTCAAATCCTGCCGCGGGGCCGGAATTCTAGCAAGAGAAATCTTTGCGCGAGAGGCGAAAGTCTCTAGAATCATCTTTTCGCTCATTCCATGGACTGAACTCCCCACACGCATAAAGCAACCTTCGGACGTCATACCAGCTTTTTTCAGGTAATACGGCTTTTCGGGACCACCAGAAATCGCCACATGAACAATACCCTTGTCGTCTTTTTCCTCCGTCACGACTTCAAAGAGCCCAATAGCATTCGGCTTGATATTGTTCAAAATTCTATCAGCCACTTGACGCTGCACATGGTCTATATCCTTTACGCCATATACAGAGCCATCGTCATTGACTCCAATATAGATGTGTCCACCTGTAGAATTCAAAAAAGCGATTACAGAACGCTCAAAGGTTTCGGACAATTCGCGCTTGTATTCAACAAGATGATTTTCTTTGTTCATTACGCCTCCATTGGGCTGTTGAGGCGTCCCCTTATTCCAGAAACCCAGAATAAAAAAAGACGCGATTCTCCATTTGACAGAGAATCACGTGCTGCATTAATGTACCTAATATCGCCAGATGTGGCAAGGGGTGTGGGAAAATTTTACAAATAGGATTATTTTGTTGACACCAATGCGCGGATTTTACCGGACACAGCGCACAGAACGATAGTCCTCTTTCGCGAACGCATTCAAACTCGCAGCATCACTGCTGAACGACAAGAACAAATAATACGCATTCGATTCTGGATTTTCAGGATCTTCGGTCGCGCTCCAAAAATACGCGTAACCGCCAAAGCCATCGAACTTGCCACCCGTAATTGCACCATCATCTGCTTTCAAAACAGCGCTGCGATATCCCGCCGGGAGCGCGTTGAATCCGAATTCATCGGAGCCGTTACCTTTTTTTGAACCAACCATCCTTTGCCTTTAAAGCCGCGCCAACTTTATTCGGGACCACGCCGGAATTGCCAGCACGAGACGTCGCGGCATCCCCAGAAGTTGCGAGATTCACCGCAGAAATGAGTGCCGCAAAGTCCGCCTTCGTTGGGAGGCGCCATCCCTCAGGGCAAATCGTTTTCGCCTCCGCCCATGTATAGAGCCGCCCCAACCGTTTGCAATTGCGAGTATCACCATCTGGGCAAGCACTTGTTTCCGTTTCGTAATTCAGATTTTCCGCCATCCACGTGAGATCGCCAATCTTCACAACATCATAACTCTGCCCGTCACGCGAATCCGTGAAGGACTCGGAACAAGCCAAGAGGAGGAAGAAAAGAGAGGTGATAAAGAAAGAGGAATGAAATGGGATGCGCATAGGGAGAATTTAAAAAATTTAGTTCCTAAACTTTTCAAACTCTTCTTATCACACCTTTGGCATTGCTTGGTAAATTTTCCCATTTAAAAGTTTTCCATTTTCCTTCTTGGAACGGCGAACACCATCAACGCCCCATGCACCCCACTGTTTAAAGAAGAACGCAACATTCTGTTCCGAAGCTTGTTTC is a genomic window containing:
- a CDS encoding FISUMP domain-containing protein; this translates as MVGSKKGNGSDEFGFNALPAGYRSAVLKADDGAITGGKFDGFGGYAYFWSATEDPENPESNAYYLFLSFSSDAASLNAFAKEDYRSVRCVR
- a CDS encoding FISUMP domain-containing protein, with protein sequence MRIPFHSSFFITSLFFLLLACSESFTDSRDGQSYDVVKIGDLTWMAENLNYETETSACPDGDTRNCKRLGRLYTWAEAKTICPEGWRLPTKADFAALISAVNLATSGDAATSRAGNSGVVPNKVGAALKAKDGWFKKR